In one Gammaproteobacteria bacterium genomic region, the following are encoded:
- the rpoC gene encoding DNA-directed RNA polymerase subunit beta': protein MKDLLRLFKQQVPVEDFDAIKIGLASPDMIRSWSYGEVKKPETINYRTFKPERDGLFCAKIFGPVKDYECLCGKYKRLKHRGVVCEKCGVEVTQSKVRRERMAHIELASPVAHIWFLKSLPSRIGLLLDMTLREIERVLYFEAFVVIDPGLTPLERGQLLSDEAYLEAIEEHGDEFDARMGAEAVHELLTTIELDTEVARVRDDISATNSETKIKRLSKRVKLLESFIDSGNKPEWMVLTVLPVLPPDLRPLVPLDGGRFATSDLNDLYRRVINRNNRLRRLLELNAPDIIVRNEKRMLQESVDALLDNGRRGRAITGTNKRPLKSLADMIKGKQGRFRQNLLGKRVDYSGRSVIVVGPTLKLHQCGLPKKMALELFKPFIFSKLQMRGEAATIKAAKRLVEREGPEVWDILEEVIREHPVMLNRAPTLHRLGIQAFEPVLIEGKAIQLHPLVCTAFNADFDGDQMAVHVPLSLEAQLEARALMMSSNNILSPANGDPIIVPSQDVVLGLYYMTRERINAPGEGMMFADIREAHRAYENREAALQARVKVRIVERDKEGNESSSVVDTTVGRALLFDVVPDGLPFQLVNREMNKKAISGIINACYRRVGLKKTVVFADRLMYTGFHFATKGGMSIGVDDMVVPAEKNDILSGAEDEVRDIEQQYSSGLVTDGERYNKVVDIWSRTNDQVAKAMMDKLGTEVVQNADGKEESQASFNSIYMMADSGARGSAAQIRQLAGMRGLMAKPDGSIIETPITANFREGLNVLQYFISTHGARKGLADTALKTANSGYLTRRLVDVAQDLVVTDEDCGTPNGLLMMPIVEGGDIVEPLGERVLGRVTAEPVTTPDGKVIIDAGTLLDEHMVQKLEDASVDRIMARSPITCDTRYGVCGLCYGRDLARGSSVNIGEAVGVIAAQSIGEPGTQLTMRTFHIGGAASRAAAVNSIEIQSDGEVRLHNIKTVENRKKLLVAVSRSGELAVVDTHGRERERYKVPYGATISVRDGDKVAAGQIVANWDPHTHPVVTEVAGIVKFEEFVDGITFNRQTDDITGLSSIVITDPKQRGSAGKDLQPKVRLLDKKGEELFFAGTEIPAVYALPAGAILSMEDTNAVNVGDVIARIPQESSKTRDITGGLPRVADLFEARKPKESAVLAEATGTVSFGKETKGKRRLVITDPDGNAREDLIPKWRHLHVFEGEHVERGEIIADGERNPHDILRLQGVEELADYLVREIQDVYRLQGVRINDKHIEVIIRQMLRKVEVATPGDTRFLRGEQLDRARALDVNDALVAQSKEPCTFDPVLLGITKASLATESFISAASFQETTRVLTEAAVRGLRDDLRGLKENVIVGRLIPAGTGFAHHAERRAARKAGTMEALLAAMPGKAEAAEELEEAVPGDTEADAAEAVEAAADETPAVAEGGDEGAGEAVAE, encoded by the coding sequence ATGAAAGATCTATTGCGACTTTTCAAGCAGCAGGTTCCTGTTGAGGACTTCGATGCCATCAAGATTGGCCTGGCCTCCCCCGATATGATCCGTTCGTGGTCATACGGCGAGGTGAAGAAGCCCGAGACCATTAACTATCGGACGTTCAAGCCGGAACGCGATGGCCTGTTTTGCGCCAAGATCTTTGGCCCGGTCAAGGATTACGAATGCCTGTGCGGCAAGTACAAGCGGCTCAAGCATCGTGGCGTGGTGTGCGAAAAGTGTGGCGTCGAGGTAACCCAGTCAAAGGTACGGCGCGAGCGGATGGCGCATATCGAGCTGGCCAGCCCGGTAGCCCATATCTGGTTTCTCAAGTCGTTGCCGAGCCGTATTGGATTGTTGCTCGACATGACGCTGCGCGAAATCGAGCGGGTGCTCTATTTTGAAGCCTTCGTCGTCATCGATCCGGGCCTGACGCCGCTGGAACGCGGTCAGTTGTTGTCTGATGAGGCTTACCTCGAGGCGATTGAGGAGCACGGTGACGAGTTTGATGCACGCATGGGTGCGGAAGCAGTCCACGAGCTGCTGACGACCATCGAGCTTGACACCGAGGTTGCCAGGGTTCGCGACGATATTTCCGCAACCAATTCGGAAACCAAGATCAAGCGGCTGTCCAAGCGAGTGAAGCTGCTGGAGTCGTTCATCGATTCGGGCAACAAGCCGGAGTGGATGGTGCTGACCGTGCTGCCGGTGCTGCCGCCAGATCTGCGGCCGCTGGTGCCGCTCGACGGTGGCCGCTTTGCCACGTCGGACCTCAACGACCTGTACCGGCGCGTGATCAACCGCAATAACCGCCTGCGCCGGCTGCTCGAGCTAAACGCGCCGGACATTATCGTGCGCAACGAGAAGCGCATGCTGCAGGAGTCGGTTGATGCGTTGCTTGATAACGGGCGCCGCGGTCGTGCGATTACCGGTACCAACAAGCGGCCGCTGAAATCGCTGGCCGATATGATTAAAGGCAAGCAGGGCCGCTTCCGCCAGAACCTGCTGGGCAAGCGCGTCGACTACTCGGGCCGTTCGGTTATCGTGGTCGGTCCCACGCTCAAGCTGCACCAGTGCGGTCTGCCAAAAAAGATGGCGCTGGAGCTGTTCAAGCCGTTCATCTTCTCCAAGCTGCAGATGCGTGGCGAAGCAGCCACCATCAAGGCCGCCAAGCGACTGGTCGAGCGTGAGGGTCCCGAAGTCTGGGACATCCTCGAAGAAGTCATCCGCGAGCATCCGGTGATGCTCAACCGAGCGCCGACCCTGCATCGCCTCGGTATCCAGGCTTTCGAGCCGGTGCTGATCGAGGGCAAGGCAATCCAGCTGCATCCGCTGGTTTGTACTGCGTTCAACGCCGACTTCGATGGTGACCAGATGGCGGTGCACGTGCCGCTGTCGCTCGAAGCGCAGCTCGAGGCCCGCGCACTGATGATGTCCTCGAACAACATCCTGTCGCCGGCCAATGGCGATCCGATTATCGTGCCATCGCAGGACGTGGTGCTGGGTCTTTATTACATGACCCGCGAGCGCATCAATGCGCCGGGTGAGGGCATGATGTTCGCCGACATACGCGAGGCGCATCGTGCTTACGAGAACCGCGAGGCCGCGCTGCAGGCGCGGGTCAAGGTGCGTATTGTTGAGCGTGACAAGGAAGGCAACGAGTCATCCAGCGTCGTCGATACCACGGTTGGTCGGGCGCTGCTGTTCGATGTGGTGCCGGACGGCCTGCCGTTCCAACTTGTTAACCGCGAGATGAACAAGAAAGCCATCTCCGGGATCATCAATGCCTGCTACCGTCGCGTCGGCCTGAAAAAGACCGTGGTCTTTGCTGACCGGCTGATGTACACCGGCTTCCATTTCGCTACCAAGGGCGGTATGTCGATCGGTGTCGACGACATGGTTGTGCCGGCCGAGAAGAACGACATTCTCAGTGGTGCCGAGGACGAGGTGCGCGACATTGAGCAGCAGTATTCCTCCGGTCTGGTGACCGATGGCGAGCGCTACAACAAGGTGGTCGATATCTGGTCGCGTACAAACGACCAGGTCGCCAAGGCGATGATGGACAAGCTTGGCACCGAGGTGGTGCAGAACGCGGACGGCAAAGAGGAATCGCAGGCGTCGTTCAACTCTATTTACATGATGGCCGACTCCGGCGCCCGAGGCTCCGCCGCCCAGATCCGCCAGCTGGCGGGAATGCGTGGCCTGATGGCCAAGCCGGACGGCTCGATTATCGAGACCCCCATTACCGCAAACTTTCGCGAAGGCCTGAACGTACTGCAGTACTTCATCTCGACGCACGGCGCGCGCAAGGGTCTGGCCGATACGGCGCTGAAGACCGCTAACTCCGGTTACCTCACGCGCCGCCTGGTTGATGTCGCGCAGGATCTGGTCGTAACTGACGAGGATTGCGGTACGCCGAACGGCCTGTTGATGATGCCGATCGTCGAAGGCGGAGATATTGTCGAACCGCTTGGCGAACGAGTGCTGGGGCGGGTAACGGCTGAGCCTGTCACCACGCCGGATGGCAAGGTCATCATCGATGCCGGGACGCTGCTTGACGAGCACATGGTGCAGAAGCTCGAGGATGCCAGCGTCGATCGCATCATGGCGCGCTCGCCAATTACCTGTGATACGCGTTATGGCGTGTGCGGGTTGTGCTACGGCCGTGACCTGGCGCGAGGCAGCTCGGTCAATATCGGCGAGGCGGTTGGCGTTATTGCCGCGCAGTCGATTGGCGAACCCGGCACGCAGCTGACCATGCGTACGTTCCATATCGGTGGTGCCGCTTCGCGTGCTGCAGCGGTCAACAGTATCGAAATCCAGTCCGATGGTGAGGTCCGCCTGCACAACATCAAGACGGTCGAAAACCGCAAGAAGCTGCTGGTTGCAGTGTCACGCTCCGGCGAACTGGCTGTGGTCGACACTCATGGTCGCGAGCGTGAGCGATACAAGGTTCCTTATGGCGCCACGATCTCGGTGCGCGACGGTGACAAGGTCGCCGCCGGCCAGATTGTCGCCAACTGGGACCCGCATACCCATCCGGTCGTTACCGAAGTGGCCGGCATCGTCAAGTTTGAAGAGTTTGTCGATGGGATCACGTTCAACCGCCAGACCGATGACATCACCGGCCTGTCGAGCATTGTAATTACCGATCCGAAGCAGCGCGGCAGCGCAGGCAAGGACCTGCAGCCAAAGGTGCGTCTGCTCGACAAGAAGGGCGAGGAATTGTTCTTCGCCGGCACCGAAATTCCGGCGGTGTACGCACTACCGGCCGGGGCTATCCTGTCTATGGAAGACACTAATGCGGTCAACGTCGGTGACGTCATCGCGCGTATTCCGCAGGAGTCGTCAAAGACTCGCGACATTACCGGTGGTTTGCCGCGTGTTGCTGACCTGTTCGAGGCGCGCAAGCCGAAAGAGTCGGCGGTGCTGGCAGAGGCAACCGGTACGGTCAGCTTTGGCAAGGAAACCAAGGGCAAGCGCCGTCTGGTCATAACCGACCCGGATGGCAACGCCCGTGAGGACCTGATACCGAAATGGCGCCACCTGCACGTATTTGAAGGTGAGCATGTCGAGCGTGGTGAAATTATCGCGGACGGCGAGCGCAACCCGCATGACATCCTGCGACTGCAGGGCGTGGAGGAGCTGGCCGATTACCTGGTGCGCGAAATCCAGGATGTGTACCGCCTTCAGGGTGTGCGCATCAACGACAAGCACATCGAGGTCATCATTCGCCAGATGCTGCGCAAGGTCGAAGTGGCCACTCCGGGCGACACCCGCTTCCTGCGTGGCGAACAGCTCGATCGCGCGCGGGCACTGGACGTCAACGATGCGCTGGTTGCGCAAAGCAAGGAGCCGTGCACTTTCGACCCGGTACTGCTGGGTATCACCAAGGCCTCGCTGGCGACAGAATCGTTCATCTCGGCCGCCTCGTTCCAGGAAACCACCCGCGTGCTGACCGAAGCGGCCGTGCGTGGATTGCGGGACGATCTGCGCGGATTGAAGGAAAATGTCATCGTCGGGCGCCTGATCCCGGCTGGAACCGGTTTTGCCCACCATGCCGAGCGGCGTGCCGCGCGCAAGGCCGGGACCATGGAGGCCCTGCTGGCTGCCATGCCGGGCAAGGCCGAGGCAGCCGAGGAGCTCGAGGAGGCCGTACCCGGGGATACAGAAGCGGATGCCGCTGAGGCTGTCGAAGCAGCAGCAGACGAGACTCCGGCGGTGGCCGAGGGTGGTGACGAAGGGGCCGGCGAGGCAGTCGCCGAATAG
- the rpsL gene encoding 30S ribosomal protein S12, with product MSTVNQLVRKPRRTKRAKTNVPALQSSPQKRGVCTRVYTTTPKKPNSALRKVARVRLTNGFEVTSYIGGEGHNLQEHSVVLIRGGRVKDLPGVRYHTVRGTLDCAGVTERRQGRSKYGAKRPK from the coding sequence ATGTCGACAGTAAACCAGCTGGTAAGAAAACCGCGGCGCACTAAGCGGGCGAAGACGAACGTCCCGGCGCTGCAGAGCAGTCCACAAAAACGTGGCGTGTGCACGCGTGTGTACACCACCACGCCGAAGAAGCCCAACTCGGCGTTGCGCAAGGTCGCGCGTGTGCGGCTCACCAACGGTTTCGAAGTGACCAGCTACATCGGTGGCGAAGGCCATAACCTGCAGGAGCACTCGGTAGTGCTGATTCGTGGCGGACGAGTGAAGGATTTGCCTGGTGTGCGTTATCACACCGTTCGCGGCACGCTCGACTGTGCCGGGGTTACCGAGCGACGCCAGGGACGCTCCAAATATGGCGCCAAGCGGCCTAAGTAA
- the rplL gene encoding 50S ribosomal protein L7/L12 has protein sequence MALSNEDLIKELSAKPIMEVVELVKALEEEWGVSAAAPVAVAAAAPADGGAAAEEQTEFDVVMTSFGGNKVSVIKAVRAITGLGLKEAKETVEGVPATIKEGVSKDESEELKKQLEEAGASVEIK, from the coding sequence ATGGCTCTTTCAAACGAAGATTTGATCAAGGAACTCAGTGCCAAACCAATCATGGAAGTGGTTGAGCTGGTCAAGGCGCTCGAAGAGGAGTGGGGCGTATCCGCCGCTGCTCCGGTCGCAGTTGCTGCAGCGGCTCCGGCCGATGGTGGCGCTGCTGCTGAAGAGCAGACCGAGTTCGATGTTGTGATGACCAGCTTTGGCGGTAACAAGGTTTCCGTTATCAAGGCGGTACGCGCAATTACCGGCCTGGGCCTCAAAGAAGCCAAGGAAACGGTAGAAGGCGTGCCGGCGACGATCAAAGAGGGCGTGAGCAAAGACGAGTCCGAAGAGCTGAAGAAGCAGCTCGAGGAAGCCGGCGCCAGCGTCGAAATCAAATAA
- the rpsG gene encoding 30S ribosomal protein S7, with amino-acid sequence MSRRTQAPKRIILPDPKFKSEMLAKFINMVMESGKKSVAERIVYGALDSITERTGAQDDRALEVLETALENVKPAVEVKSRRVGGATYQVPVEVRPTRRQTLAMRWMIDAARHRSEKSMAQRLAGELLDASENRGTAVKKREDTHRMAEANKAFSHYRW; translated from the coding sequence ATGTCACGACGCACACAGGCACCGAAGCGAATCATTCTTCCGGACCCCAAGTTCAAGAGTGAAATGCTGGCCAAATTTATCAATATGGTTATGGAGAGCGGCAAGAAGTCGGTCGCTGAGCGTATTGTTTACGGCGCACTGGACAGCATTACGGAGCGCACCGGCGCACAGGATGACCGGGCACTGGAAGTTCTCGAGACCGCGCTGGAAAACGTGAAGCCGGCCGTCGAGGTGAAATCCCGACGTGTAGGTGGCGCCACATACCAGGTGCCTGTCGAGGTACGCCCGACGCGGCGCCAGACGCTGGCGATGCGTTGGATGATCGACGCAGCCCGTCATCGCAGCGAAAAGTCGATGGCGCAGCGGCTGGCCGGCGAACTGCTCGATGCTTCTGAAAATCGCGGTACCGCGGTGAAGAAGCGCGAGGACACCCATCGAATGGCCGAAGCTAACAAGGCCTTTTCACACTACCGCTGGTAA
- the rpoB gene encoding DNA-directed RNA polymerase subunit beta, producing the protein MSYTFTEKKRIRKNFGKRPSILDVPYLLSIQLDSYAKFLQDDTNPDKRADQGLHAAFQTVFPIVSYSGNAQLEYVSYRLGEPVFDVKECQLRGLTYAAPLRVKVRLVIFDKESDKKTPKDVKEQEVYLGEMPLMTTNGTFVINGTERVIVSQLHRSPGVFFDHDKGKSHSSGKLLFSARVIPYRGSWLDFEFDPKDNLFARIDRRRKLPVTIILRALGFKDEQMLDMFFEKNTFKLTSKSIKLQLIPKRLRGESATFDIQLRGKTLVESGRRITARHIRELEQAKIRTLEVPPDYLLGRTLAHDVVNADTGELLATANSEITQEIVDKILEAGIKELHTLFVNDYDSGPYISTTLRIDPSRTRLEALVEIYRMMRPGEPPTKDAADNLFQNLFFNPERYDLSPVGRMKFNRRVGRDETTGEGVLTAEDIVEVLRTLIDIRNGNGMVDDIDHLGNRRVRSVGEMAENAFRIGLVRVERAVKERLTLAESEGLMPQEMINAKPVAAAVKEFFGSSQLSQFMDQNNPLSEVTHKRRVSALGPGGLTRERAGFEVRDVHPTHYGRVCPIETPEGPNIGLINSLAVYARTNDYGFLETPYRKVKNGKVGSDIEYLSAIEEGQYVIAQANARLGTRGEFLDDLISCRHKNEFTMSAPDRIDYMDVSPRQIVSVAASLIPFLEHDDANRALMGSNMQRQAVPTLRADTPLVGTGIERAVAIDSGVTVVAKRGGTVDSVDASRIVVRVNDAETTAEESGVDIYNLTKYTRSNQNTCINQRPLVNSGDGISSGDVLADGPSTNLGELALGQNLLVAFMPWNGYNLEDSILISERIVHEDRFTTIHIEELTCVARDTKLGPEEITADIPNVGDAALGKLDESGIAFIGAEVQGGDILVGKVTPKGETQLTPEEKLLRAIFGEKASDVKDTSLRVPPGMDGTVIDVRVFTRDGVEKDARALSIEGMELASVKKDLADQQRILEEDIFQRVERMLIGKLAEGGPDKLKAGSKVTKAYLAEVPREQWFEIRLRNEDANKQLEQAAQRVKSVRKDFDKFYDEKKNKITAGDDLAPGVLKMVKVYLAVKRRIQPGDKMAGRHGNKGVISTIVPVEDMPYMEDGTPVDIVLNPLGVPSRMNVGQVLETHLGWAARGLGQKIGDLLDANAEVSKMRTLLDKIYNQTGGQKEDIRSFSDDEIFELAGNLVGGVPMATPVFDGANEEEIKHLLELAGLPTNGQAKLIDGRTGEYFDREVTVGYMYMLKLNHLVDDKMHARSTGPYSLVTQQPLGGKAQFGGQRFGEMEVWALEAYGAAYTLQEMLTVKSDDVVGRTKMYKNIVDGTHEMQAGMPESFNVLVKEIRSLGINIELEQDKS; encoded by the coding sequence ATGTCTTATACCTTCACAGAGAAGAAGCGGATCAGAAAAAACTTTGGCAAGCGTCCGAGCATACTCGACGTGCCATACCTGCTGTCGATCCAGCTCGATTCTTACGCGAAGTTTCTCCAGGATGATACAAATCCGGACAAGCGTGCCGACCAGGGTCTGCATGCGGCGTTCCAGACTGTATTTCCGATTGTCAGTTACTCCGGTAACGCACAGCTGGAGTACGTCAGCTACCGTCTCGGCGAGCCGGTCTTTGATGTAAAGGAATGCCAGCTGCGCGGGCTCACTTACGCAGCGCCGCTGCGTGTCAAGGTACGCCTGGTTATCTTCGACAAGGAAAGCGACAAAAAGACACCGAAGGACGTAAAGGAGCAGGAAGTCTATCTCGGTGAAATGCCGCTGATGACGACCAACGGCACCTTTGTCATCAATGGCACCGAGCGTGTAATTGTCTCGCAGCTGCACCGCTCACCCGGTGTGTTCTTTGACCACGACAAGGGCAAGTCCCATTCGTCCGGCAAACTGCTGTTTTCCGCCCGGGTTATCCCGTACCGGGGTTCATGGCTCGATTTCGAGTTTGACCCGAAAGACAACCTGTTTGCCCGTATCGATCGTCGTCGCAAGCTGCCGGTCACCATTATTCTGCGCGCCCTGGGCTTCAAAGACGAGCAGATGCTGGACATGTTTTTCGAGAAGAACACGTTCAAGCTGACCTCCAAGTCGATCAAGCTGCAGCTCATACCAAAACGCCTGCGTGGCGAGTCGGCTACGTTCGACATCCAGTTGCGCGGCAAGACGCTGGTCGAAAGTGGCCGCCGAATTACTGCGCGCCACATACGCGAGCTCGAGCAGGCCAAGATCAGGACGCTGGAAGTACCGCCGGATTACCTGCTGGGTAGAACTTTGGCGCACGACGTCGTAAACGCTGACACTGGCGAGTTGCTGGCAACTGCCAACTCCGAGATCACCCAGGAGATCGTCGACAAGATTCTCGAGGCCGGCATCAAGGAGCTGCACACGCTTTTTGTCAATGATTACGACAGCGGTCCCTACATTTCCACCACCCTGCGTATCGATCCTTCCCGCACGCGCCTCGAGGCGCTGGTCGAGATTTATCGCATGATGCGCCCGGGCGAGCCGCCGACAAAGGACGCGGCGGATAATCTGTTCCAGAACCTGTTCTTCAATCCGGAGCGCTACGACCTGTCACCGGTCGGACGGATGAAATTCAATCGTCGCGTGGGCCGCGATGAAACCACCGGTGAGGGCGTGCTGACTGCCGAGGACATCGTCGAGGTATTGCGCACGCTGATTGATATCCGCAACGGAAACGGCATGGTCGACGACATCGACCATCTTGGTAACCGCCGCGTGCGAAGCGTGGGTGAGATGGCGGAAAACGCATTCCGCATCGGCCTGGTGCGCGTGGAGCGCGCCGTCAAAGAGCGCCTGACGCTGGCAGAGTCCGAGGGGCTGATGCCGCAGGAGATGATCAACGCCAAGCCGGTAGCTGCAGCGGTCAAGGAATTCTTTGGCTCGAGCCAGCTGTCGCAGTTCATGGACCAGAACAACCCGTTGTCGGAAGTAACGCACAAACGCCGTGTGTCCGCACTCGGGCCTGGCGGTCTGACGCGCGAGCGTGCTGGCTTCGAGGTTCGTGACGTGCACCCGACGCACTACGGCCGGGTGTGCCCGATCGAGACTCCTGAGGGTCCGAATATCGGCCTGATCAACTCGCTGGCGGTATATGCGCGCACCAACGATTACGGCTTTCTTGAAACACCGTATCGCAAGGTGAAAAACGGCAAGGTCGGCAGCGATATCGAGTATCTCTCGGCAATCGAGGAAGGCCAGTACGTGATTGCCCAGGCAAACGCGCGCCTCGGCACCCGCGGTGAGTTTCTCGACGATCTCATTTCCTGCCGACACAAGAATGAATTTACGATGTCAGCTCCTGACCGGATTGACTACATGGACGTGTCGCCACGCCAGATAGTGTCGGTGGCAGCATCGTTGATTCCGTTCCTCGAGCACGATGACGCCAACCGTGCATTGATGGGTTCGAACATGCAGCGCCAGGCAGTGCCCACGCTGCGTGCGGATACACCGCTGGTGGGTACCGGTATCGAACGTGCGGTAGCAATTGATTCGGGCGTAACCGTCGTTGCCAAGCGTGGTGGAACGGTTGATTCGGTCGATGCATCACGCATCGTGGTGCGGGTTAATGATGCAGAAACGACAGCGGAAGAGTCCGGTGTCGATATCTACAACCTTACAAAGTACACCCGTTCCAATCAGAACACCTGTATCAATCAGCGGCCACTGGTAAATTCCGGTGACGGCATTTCATCCGGCGACGTACTGGCAGATGGCCCGTCGACAAATCTCGGCGAACTGGCGCTGGGCCAGAACCTGCTGGTCGCGTTCATGCCGTGGAACGGCTACAACTTAGAGGATTCCATCCTCATCTCCGAGCGCATCGTTCACGAAGATCGCTTCACGACCATTCATATCGAAGAGCTGACCTGTGTTGCTCGCGATACAAAGCTTGGTCCTGAAGAAATCACCGCGGATATTCCCAACGTCGGCGACGCGGCGCTGGGCAAGCTGGATGAGTCCGGTATTGCGTTTATCGGCGCCGAGGTCCAGGGCGGCGACATCCTGGTCGGTAAGGTCACGCCGAAAGGCGAGACTCAGCTGACACCGGAAGAGAAGCTGCTGCGGGCGATCTTCGGTGAAAAGGCGTCCGACGTTAAGGACACTTCTTTGCGTGTGCCGCCGGGCATGGATGGCACCGTAATCGACGTTCGCGTGTTTACCCGCGATGGTGTCGAAAAGGATGCGCGTGCGTTGTCGATCGAAGGCATGGAGCTTGCCAGCGTCAAGAAAGACCTGGCTGACCAGCAGCGTATTCTGGAGGAAGATATCTTCCAGCGTGTCGAGCGCATGCTTATTGGCAAGCTGGCCGAAGGCGGGCCCGACAAGCTAAAAGCCGGCAGCAAAGTCACCAAAGCGTACCTTGCTGAAGTGCCGCGCGAACAGTGGTTCGAAATTCGCCTGCGCAACGAAGATGCAAACAAGCAGCTAGAGCAGGCTGCACAACGCGTCAAGTCGGTGCGCAAGGACTTTGACAAGTTCTACGACGAGAAGAAGAACAAGATTACCGCTGGCGATGATCTTGCACCTGGCGTGCTGAAGATGGTCAAGGTGTATCTGGCCGTCAAACGCCGGATTCAGCCGGGCGACAAGATGGCCGGACGCCACGGTAACAAGGGTGTTATCTCAACCATCGTCCCGGTGGAAGACATGCCGTATATGGAAGACGGCACGCCGGTCGACATCGTGCTGAATCCGCTCGGTGTCCCGTCGCGTATGAACGTGGGCCAGGTGCTGGAAACTCACCTGGGCTGGGCCGCGCGCGGGCTGGGACAAAAGATCGGCGATCTGCTCGATGCAAACGCCGAAGTGTCAAAAATGCGGACACTGCTCGACAAGATCTACAACCAGACTGGCGGGCAGAAAGAGGACATCCGCAGCTTCAGCGATGATGAAATTTTCGAGCTGGCCGGCAACCTCGTAGGCGGTGTGCCGATGGCAACGCCGGTTTTCGACGGGGCCAACGAGGAAGAGATAAAGCATCTGCTCGAGCTGGCCGGGCTGCCGACCAACGGCCAGGCGAAGCTGATAGACGGCCGTACCGGTGAGTACTTCGATCGCGAGGTCACCGTGGGCTACATGTACATGCTCAAGCTCAACCATCTGGTCGATGACAAGATGCATGCCCGGTCAACCGGACCGTACAGCCTGGTCACGCAGCAGCCGCTGGGTGGTAAGGCACAGTTTGGCGGCCAGCGTTTCGGGGAAATGGAGGTCTGGGCACTCGAAGCCTATGGCGCCGCCTACACCCTGCAGGAAATGCTGACGGTCAAGTCGGATGACGTGGTCGGTCGGACCAAGATGTACAAAAACATCGTTGACGGTACCCACGAGATGCAGGCGGGTATGCCTGAGTCATTCAATGTGCTGGTCAAGGAAATCCGTTCGCTCGGTATCAATATCGAGCTCGAACAGGACAAATCCTGA